The Dehalococcoidia bacterium genome includes a region encoding these proteins:
- a CDS encoding DinB family protein: MEIATLRQALETSFQENRALISALSDADLARRTPNPKWRVRQLAAHIAQDDGGTTYVGKLLARGKNAKAPDLLINLANWWGLRKYRKAHAADLLPVMDQKHRDLLAWIETLTPEQLQRDGEISQLGRMTLGEFLDRNQQHSREHGNEIRAALGQSRPARERQAG, from the coding sequence GATCGCAACGTTGCGCCAGGCGCTTGAGACGTCTTTTCAAGAGAACCGCGCCCTGATCTCCGCCTTGAGCGACGCCGATCTAGCACGGCGCACACCAAACCCGAAGTGGCGCGTGCGCCAACTCGCGGCGCACATCGCGCAGGACGACGGCGGCACGACCTATGTCGGCAAGCTGCTGGCGAGGGGCAAGAACGCGAAGGCGCCGGACCTCCTGATCAACCTCGCCAACTGGTGGGGGTTGCGCAAGTACCGCAAGGCCCACGCCGCCGACCTGCTGCCGGTGATGGATCAGAAGCACCGCGACCTGCTCGCCTGGATCGAGACACTGACGCCGGAGCAGCTGCAGCGCGACGGCGAGATCTCACAGCTGGGCCGCATGACGCTGGGCGAATTTCTGGACAGGAATCAGCAGCACAGCCGCGAGCACGGCAACGAGATCCGCGCCGCGCTGGGCCAGTCGCGGCCTGCCCGCGAGCGGCAAGCCGGGTAA